From a region of the Syngnathoides biaculeatus isolate LvHL_M chromosome 2, ASM1980259v1, whole genome shotgun sequence genome:
- the eno1a gene encoding enolase 1a, (alpha), translated as MAWLRRSVLRRCGPVIVEFRKSPAPSPLLLRRTTQPQPQAAPFLHIVRPERSKSTMSILKIYAREIFDSRGNPTVEVDLYTKKGLFRAAVPSGASTGIYEALELRDNDKTRYMGKGVSKAVENINKIIAPALVSKDVNVKEQEKIDKLMLDMDGTDNKSKFGANAILGVSLAVCKAGAAEKGVPLYRHIADLAGNPEVVLPVPAFNVINGGSHAGNKLAMQEFMILPVGASSFKEAMRIGAEVYHNLKNVIKEKYGKDATNVGDEGGFAPNILENKEALELLKNAIGKAGYTDKIVIGMDVAASEFYKGGKYDLDFKSPDDPGRYISSDKLADLYRTFVNDYPVVSIEDPFDQDDWEAWTKFTASTNIQVVGDDLTVTNPKRIAKGVAQKSCNCLLLKVNQIGSVTESLQACKLAQSNGWGVMVSHRSGETEDTFIADLVVGLCTGQIKTGAPCRSERLAKYNQLLRIEEELGDKARFAGQDFRHPI; from the exons ATGGCGTGGCTCCGCCGCTCTGTTCTGCGTCGATGTGGTCCAGTTATCGTCGAGTTCCGCAAGTCACCAGCGCCTTCCCCTCTTCTGCTTCGCCGTACGACGCAGCCGCAGCCACAGGCAGCACCTTTTTTGCACATAGTTAGGCCGGAAAG ATCCAAGTCAACCATGTCCATCCTGAAGATCTACGCTCGCGAAATTTTCGACTCTCGTGGCAACCCCACTGTGGAGGTCGATCTCTACACCAAGAAAG GTCTCTTCAGAGCTGCAGTGCCCAGCGGTGCTTCTACGGGCATCTATGAGGCTCTGGAGCTTCGTGACAATGACAAAACTCGTTACATGggcaaag GTGTCTCAAAAGCTGTTGAGAATATCAATAAAATAATTGCACCTGCACTGGTTAGCAAG GATGTGAATGTCAAGGAGCAGGAGAAGATTGATAAGCTGATGCTGGACATGGATGGAACAGATAACAAGT CTAAATTTGGTGCTAATGCCATCCTGGGCGTGTCCCTGGCTGTGTGCAAGGCTGGTGCGGCTGAGAAAGGCGTGCCGCTCTACCGCCACATTGCTGACCTGGCTGGCAACCCTGAAGTCGTCCTGCCAGTGCCT GCTTTCAACGTCATCAATGGCGGCTCCCACGCTGGCAACAAGCTGGCCATGCAGGAGTTCATGATCCTGCCCGTGGGTGCCAGCAGCTTCAAGGAGGCCATGCGCATCGGCGCCGAAGTCTACCACAACCTGAAGAATGTCATCAAGGAGAAATACGGCAAGGATGCCACCAACGTAGGGGACGAGGGTGGCTTTGCACCCAATATCCTGGAGAACAAGGAAG cCCTGGAGCTGCTGAAGAATGCCATTGGCAAGGCCGGCTACACTGACAAAATTGTCATCGGCATGGACGTGGCTGCCTCAGAGTTCTACAAGGGTGGCAAGTACGACCTGGATTTCAAGTCTCCTGATGACCCCGGCCGGTACATCTCCTCCGACAAGCTGGCCGACCTCTACAGGACCTTTGTTAATGATTACCCAG TCGTGTCCATCGAGGATCCCTTCGACCAGGACGACTGGGAGGCTTGGACCAAATTCACGGCCAGCaccaacatccaagtggtgggCGATGACCTCACTGTCACCAACCCCAAGCGCATTGCCAAGGGCGTGGCCCAAAAGTCCTGTAACTGCCTGCTGCTCAAAGTCAACCAGATCGGCTCTGTCACCGAGTCTCTGCAGGC ctgcaagtTGGCCCAGAGCAACGGCTGGGGCGTGATGGTCAGCCATCGCTCCGGCGAGACCGAGGATACATTCATCGCCGACCTTGTGGTTGGTCTCTGCACTGGACAG aTCAAGACTGGCGCACCTTGCCGATCCGAGCGCTTGGCCAAGTACAACCAGCTGCTCAG GATTGAAGAGGAGCTTGGGGACAAGGCCCGTTTCGCTGGGCAAGACTTCAGACACCCCATCTGA